A window of Selenomonas ruminantium subsp. lactilytica TAM6421 contains these coding sequences:
- a CDS encoding type I restriction endonuclease subunit R translates to MAQSEVSMEWALIKQLTGDVSQWTYRKDIVDEESLWANFRAKLNQNNIAVLDGEPVTDAEFHQIREYMLDVATSPYKAALWLAGENGEAVIPLTREDAAKGTIHLMAVSNREIAGGRSSYEVINQFVSDKLDEDDRERRFDVTLLINGLPMIHIELKNQDHPYMDAFRQIKKYSLEGKFRGLFGMVQMFVISNGSNTRYIAADTGSNLNERFLTSWVNRNNEPVENYLEFAKEVLRIPEAHEMVGHYSVVDAERHKLILLRPYQVHAIEAVKQASQRQESGFVWHTTGSGKTLTSYTVAKNLILIPGIDKTIFLIDRKDLDQQTSISFKAYAENDIIDVDETDNVHDLLQKLKNKDRVVIVTTIQKMQIIMKRYNGEAKKDSATAKRLHGMCIAFVVDECHRTVTPETQRELQKFFSNSLWYGFTGTPIFDENKRQRKGDLARTTEALYGPCLHNYTIKEALHNNAVLGFQIDYKDSVSHDQLLELGERLQVASADELANMEPDKLEEKVLAAYYKNTGTDIYDNDDHRRSVVKYIVNKAAGKFRLNAPQGEAYEAILTVPSIEIAQQYYRLFKEFIAGGNVSASIREKCVDFPKIAITYTVTENDEDSLANQQAMKESLADYNAMFGTKFALDSLQAYNTNLNDRLARKKGRYKQRKEQLDIVIVVDRLLTGFDAPPCAILFVDRPPMAPQNIIQAFSRTNRIFDKSKRYGMVVIFQRSAQFQTAVDGALLLYSNGGTKEVSAPAFAEIEKDFKAALAELRSIASTPEAVEAIMGDRSAMQKFAKAFQKVDRLSGEIQVYQEWEDKEFSDYGIVKESLTEYGGKYHNVIEELKTPTSDEEPVVVDIGYEIENIRSVTIDYRYIVSLIQNYMPGEDELIVEPIEDTAIDTHIDKLRETNPALADVIGDFWEDMKKDPLKYKGLDAMTVIENRIEEIIAHQINTFTQEWCAQKKDVLAILNTFRKGDKISLVTDYEAYKQNHEGVSKLKYNRKAKDAVIELIEKIRPLRDK, encoded by the coding sequence ATGGCACAAAGCGAAGTGTCGATGGAATGGGCGCTGATTAAGCAGCTCACGGGAGATGTTTCCCAATGGACTTATCGCAAGGATATTGTAGACGAGGAATCCCTTTGGGCAAATTTCCGGGCGAAACTGAATCAGAACAATATTGCTGTGCTCGATGGGGAGCCTGTAACCGATGCCGAATTTCACCAGATTCGGGAGTATATGCTGGATGTGGCCACGAGCCCTTACAAGGCGGCATTGTGGCTGGCAGGGGAGAACGGCGAGGCAGTTATCCCTTTGACTCGTGAGGATGCGGCCAAAGGCACAATCCATCTGATGGCCGTCAGCAATCGGGAAATCGCCGGGGGACGGTCTTCCTATGAGGTCATCAATCAGTTTGTTTCCGACAAACTGGACGAGGATGACCGTGAGCGCCGTTTTGATGTGACCTTGCTGATTAACGGCCTGCCCATGATTCACATCGAACTCAAGAACCAGGACCATCCCTATATGGATGCCTTCCGTCAGATAAAGAAATACAGTCTGGAAGGGAAGTTCCGGGGGCTTTTTGGCATGGTGCAGATGTTTGTCATCAGTAATGGCAGCAACACCCGCTACATTGCCGCCGATACGGGCTCGAACCTCAATGAGCGGTTTTTGACTTCGTGGGTCAACAGGAACAACGAGCCTGTGGAAAACTATCTGGAATTTGCCAAGGAAGTCCTGCGGATTCCCGAAGCCCATGAGATGGTGGGCCATTACAGCGTGGTGGATGCGGAGCGCCATAAGCTGATTTTGTTGCGGCCTTATCAGGTACATGCCATCGAGGCCGTCAAGCAGGCCTCCCAGCGTCAGGAGTCGGGCTTTGTCTGGCATACCACAGGTTCCGGCAAGACTTTGACCTCCTATACCGTGGCCAAGAATCTCATTTTGATTCCGGGCATTGACAAGACCATTTTCCTCATTGACCGCAAAGACCTGGACCAGCAGACCTCCATTTCCTTCAAGGCTTATGCGGAAAATGACATCATCGATGTGGACGAAACCGATAATGTCCATGACCTGTTGCAAAAGCTCAAGAACAAAGACCGGGTGGTGATTGTCACCACCATTCAAAAGATGCAGATTATCATGAAGCGCTACAATGGCGAGGCGAAGAAGGATTCCGCCACGGCCAAGCGGCTCCATGGCATGTGTATTGCCTTTGTGGTGGATGAATGCCACCGCACGGTCACGCCGGAAACCCAGCGGGAGCTGCAGAAGTTCTTTAGCAATTCCCTGTGGTACGGCTTTACCGGCACGCCGATTTTTGACGAGAACAAGCGCCAGCGCAAAGGGGATTTGGCCCGCACCACGGAAGCCCTCTATGGCCCCTGCCTGCACAATTACACCATCAAGGAGGCTTTGCATAACAATGCCGTCCTGGGATTCCAGATTGATTACAAGGATTCCGTGTCCCATGACCAGCTGCTGGAGCTGGGCGAGAGATTGCAGGTGGCAAGCGCTGACGAACTGGCCAATATGGAGCCGGACAAGCTGGAAGAAAAGGTTTTGGCCGCCTACTACAAGAACACCGGAACCGATATTTACGACAATGACGACCATCGCCGCAGCGTGGTGAAGTACATCGTCAACAAGGCGGCGGGCAAGTTCCGTCTGAATGCACCCCAGGGGGAGGCCTATGAGGCCATTCTCACTGTGCCCTCCATTGAGATTGCCCAACAGTATTACCGTCTGTTCAAGGAATTCATTGCAGGGGGCAATGTGTCGGCCTCCATTCGGGAAAAGTGCGTGGATTTCCCCAAGATTGCCATTACCTACACGGTGACGGAGAACGATGAGGATTCGCTGGCCAATCAGCAGGCCATGAAGGAATCCTTGGCCGATTACAACGCCATGTTTGGCACGAAATTCGCGCTGGACAGTTTGCAGGCCTACAATACCAATCTCAATGATCGTTTGGCCCGGAAGAAGGGGCGTTATAAACAGCGGAAGGAACAACTGGATATTGTCATCGTGGTTGACCGCCTGCTGACCGGTTTTGATGCGCCGCCCTGCGCCATTCTCTTTGTAGACCGTCCGCCCATGGCGCCGCAGAATATCATTCAGGCCTTTAGCCGTACCAACCGCATTTTCGATAAGAGCAAACGCTATGGCATGGTGGTGATTTTCCAGCGGTCGGCACAGTTTCAGACTGCCGTGGATGGGGCTTTGCTCCTGTACAGCAACGGCGGCACGAAGGAAGTCAGCGCCCCGGCATTTGCGGAAATCGAAAAGGATTTCAAGGCCGCACTGGCAGAACTTAGAAGCATTGCTTCAACTCCTGAAGCTGTGGAAGCCATTATGGGCGACCGCAGTGCCATGCAGAAATTTGCCAAGGCCTTTCAGAAAGTTGACCGCCTTAGCGGTGAGATTCAGGTTTATCAGGAATGGGAGGACAAGGAGTTCAGCGATTACGGCATTGTGAAGGAGAGCCTGACGGAATACGGCGGCAAGTATCACAACGTCATCGAGGAATTGAAAACGCCCACCAGCGACGAGGAACCCGTGGTGGTGGATATCGGCTACGAGATTGAGAATATCCGCAGCGTGACCATTGACTACCGTTACATCGTGTCGCTGATTCAGAACTATATGCCTGGGGAAGATGAGCTCATCGTGGAGCCCATCGAAGATACCGCCATCGACACCCATATCGACAAACTTCGCGAAACGAATCCAGCGCTGGCCGATGTCATTGGCGATTTCTGGGAAGATATGAAAAAAGACCCGCTGAAGTACAAAGGCCTTGATGCCATGACGGTAATTGAAAACCGTATCGAAGAAATCATTGCCCACCAGATTAATACCTTTACCCAAGAATGGTGCGCACAGAAAAAAGATGTGCTGGCTATATTGAATACATTTAGGAAGGGGGACAAAATCTCCCTCGTCACGGACTACGAAGCATATAAACAAAACCATGAGGGGGTCAGCAAGCTGAAATATAATCGCAAGGCAAAAGACGCGGTTATCGAGCTGATTGAAAAGATTCGGCCATTGAGGGATAAATAA
- the ruvA gene encoding Holliday junction branch migration protein RuvA, which translates to MIGFLRGQVAALKTDYCLLDVNGVGYRVFVAGSTRNKLRLKEEARLFTYMNVYQDGITLYGFASEEEYDVFQLLIGVSGIGPKVALGILSAITVESLCKAIQNKQATVLTKLPGIGKKSAERLILELKDKVGFAAGDDVEEVLTLDMEGPLGDDIVSEAQAALVALGYSQAEIAPVLKKATKCKTTEEIIKLALKQLNKF; encoded by the coding sequence ATGATTGGATTTTTGCGGGGGCAGGTGGCGGCGCTGAAGACCGACTACTGCCTGCTGGATGTGAATGGTGTAGGGTATCGGGTGTTTGTGGCCGGTTCCACCCGGAACAAGCTGCGGCTGAAGGAAGAGGCCCGGCTTTTTACCTATATGAATGTCTATCAGGATGGCATTACGCTTTATGGTTTTGCCAGTGAAGAGGAATATGATGTTTTCCAGCTGCTGATTGGCGTGTCGGGGATTGGGCCCAAGGTGGCGCTGGGAATCCTGTCGGCCATCACGGTGGAGAGTCTTTGCAAGGCCATTCAGAACAAACAGGCCACGGTGCTCACGAAATTGCCGGGCATTGGCAAGAAGTCGGCGGAGCGGTTGATTCTGGAGCTCAAGGACAAAGTAGGCTTTGCTGCTGGCGATGATGTGGAGGAAGTTCTGACGCTGGATATGGAAGGCCCGTTGGGGGACGATATCGTCAGCGAGGCACAGGCGGCACTTGTGGCCCTTGGTTACAGCCAGGCAGAGATTGCACCGGTGCTCAAGAAAGCTACCAAGTGCAAGACTACGGAAGAGATCATCAAGCTGGCCTTGAAGCAGCTGAATAAATTTTAA
- the ruvB gene encoding Holliday junction branch migration DNA helicase RuvB — protein sequence MDIDDGRIVAMDEQRMDDWQYSLRPRKLNEYIGQDKAKKNLEIFIQAAMNRGDALDHVLLYGPPGLGKTTLAGIIANEMGVNFRQTSGPAIERQGDLAALLTNLQEHDVLFIDEIHRLSRSVEEVLYSAMEDFALDIIIGKGPSARSIRLDIAPFTLIGATTKAGSLAAPLRDRFGIISRLEYYTPEALVTIVKRAAEILEIPIEDKGAMEIARRSRGTPRIANRLLKRVRDVAQYEGKDVITDEIADKALSLLEVDKAGLDHTDRRMLLTMIKKFGGGPVGLDTLAAAISESTDTVEDVFEPFLIQLGFINRTPRGRVVTKAGYEHLGIAYPE from the coding sequence ATGGATATTGATGATGGCCGTATCGTGGCCATGGATGAGCAGCGGATGGACGATTGGCAGTACAGCCTGCGCCCCCGCAAGTTAAATGAATACATTGGTCAGGACAAGGCCAAGAAAAATCTGGAGATTTTCATCCAGGCGGCCATGAACCGCGGGGATGCTCTGGATCATGTTTTGCTCTATGGGCCGCCGGGGCTGGGCAAGACTACGCTGGCGGGTATCATTGCCAATGAAATGGGCGTGAATTTCCGTCAGACCTCGGGGCCGGCCATCGAACGGCAGGGGGATTTGGCGGCACTTTTGACCAATCTGCAGGAGCATGATGTGCTCTTTATCGACGAAATCCATCGCTTGTCCCGCAGTGTGGAGGAAGTGCTCTATTCTGCCATGGAAGATTTTGCCCTGGATATCATCATCGGCAAAGGGCCCAGTGCCCGTTCCATCCGTCTGGATATTGCGCCGTTTACGCTGATTGGGGCCACGACGAAGGCCGGTTCCCTGGCGGCACCGCTGCGTGACCGCTTTGGCATCATCTCCCGTCTGGAGTATTACACGCCGGAGGCTTTGGTGACCATTGTGAAGCGGGCTGCGGAAATCTTGGAGATTCCCATCGAGGATAAAGGGGCTATGGAAATTGCCCGCCGCTCCCGGGGAACCCCCCGGATTGCCAATCGCCTGCTGAAGCGGGTGCGGGATGTGGCGCAATATGAGGGCAAGGATGTCATTACCGACGAAATTGCCGACAAGGCACTGTCCTTGCTGGAAGTGGACAAGGCTGGCCTGGACCATACGGACCGGCGGATGCTTCTGACCATGATCAAGAAGTTTGGTGGCGGACCGGTGGGGCTCGATACGTTGGCGGCGGCCATCAGCGAAAGCACGGATACGGTGGAGGATGTGTTTGAGCCGTTCCTCATACAGTTGGGCTTCATCAACCGCACGCCCCGGGGCCGGGTGGTGACTAAGGCCGGCTATGAACATTTGGGCATTGCTTATCCGGAATAG
- a CDS encoding epoxyqueuosine reductase QueH: MKLLLHMCCGPCSCYPVKKLREDGIEPVGYFFNPNIHPYKEWEMRLNTAREFAEKVGMEFFADENYRLREFLKRALPAEAMPNGRCTMCYTWRLEEAARFAAEHGFDAFTSTLFYSIYQQHDLMKRTAERFAQQYGVQFYYEDFRPGWQEGIDISHELELYRQPYCGCIFSEEERYSKAIRKQRKKDNKAKKRARLEAEAKARELEAQG; encoded by the coding sequence ATGAAATTACTGTTACATATGTGCTGCGGGCCTTGTTCCTGTTATCCCGTGAAAAAACTGCGGGAGGACGGCATTGAGCCGGTGGGCTATTTTTTCAATCCCAATATCCATCCTTATAAGGAATGGGAGATGCGGCTGAATACTGCCCGGGAGTTTGCGGAAAAAGTCGGCATGGAGTTTTTCGCGGATGAAAATTACCGACTGCGGGAATTTTTGAAGCGGGCGCTGCCTGCCGAAGCCATGCCCAATGGCCGCTGCACCATGTGCTATACCTGGCGGCTGGAGGAGGCGGCGCGGTTTGCGGCGGAGCATGGCTTTGATGCCTTTACGTCCACGCTTTTTTACAGCATCTACCAGCAGCATGATTTGATGAAGCGCACGGCGGAGCGTTTTGCGCAGCAGTATGGCGTGCAGTTCTATTATGAGGACTTCCGCCCGGGCTGGCAGGAGGGCATCGACATCAGTCACGAATTGGAGCTTTACCGTCAGCCTTACTGCGGCTGCATCTTCAGCGAGGAGGAGCGGTACAGCAAGGCCATCCGCAAGCAGCGCAAGAAGGACAACAAGGCGAAGAAGCGGGCCCGTTTGGAGGCAGAAGCCAAGGCCCGGGAACTGGAGGCGCAGGGATGA
- a CDS encoding SpoIID/LytB domain-containing protein, whose product MMKRLLAICMMCLVLLGAAGFAEAAWQPELLVSLGTKGTTLRLSSGNTPVVLKRLDNKKIVWQGKAGEFATLTFAGTGWELNGRKLKYADAATLELTVADERNLAKLISTYDNKSYRGALRLVPRRDGLHLINRVTVEEYLQGVVPEEMPAEWNAEAVKAQAVAARTYALRQRKRHAKEGFDVCATTHCQQYGGVAVERSASNQAIKATHGQVLQSHGALVDALFHTDSGGMTENSEDVWGSRIEYLRAAKELRTETYPWEKNITAQQLSGLLAKRGRNIGELKKIELSPIRIGKAEKDRTVSGRVRTVTFIGKSGRASVTGNDLRSMLGLKSTLFSMSLNRNVVFVKGYGWGHGLGMSQYGAKAYADSEHWDYKRILQHYYHGVELKKLY is encoded by the coding sequence ATGATGAAGCGGTTGTTGGCAATCTGCATGATGTGTCTCGTCCTGCTGGGGGCGGCGGGATTTGCCGAAGCGGCCTGGCAACCGGAGCTGTTGGTTTCCCTGGGCACAAAGGGGACAACCCTGCGCCTGTCGTCGGGCAATACTCCCGTGGTTTTGAAGCGGCTGGATAATAAGAAGATTGTCTGGCAGGGCAAGGCCGGGGAATTTGCGACGCTGACTTTTGCCGGGACAGGCTGGGAACTCAATGGCAGAAAGCTCAAGTATGCGGATGCGGCCACTTTGGAACTTACGGTGGCAGATGAGCGCAATCTGGCCAAGCTTATCAGCACCTACGATAATAAGTCCTATCGTGGGGCCTTGCGGCTGGTGCCGCGCAGGGATGGACTGCACCTCATCAACCGGGTGACGGTGGAGGAATATCTGCAGGGCGTGGTGCCGGAGGAGATGCCGGCGGAATGGAATGCCGAAGCGGTGAAGGCGCAGGCTGTGGCGGCCCGTACCTATGCCCTGCGTCAGCGCAAGCGTCATGCCAAGGAGGGCTTTGATGTGTGCGCCACCACCCATTGTCAGCAGTATGGCGGCGTGGCAGTGGAGCGGTCGGCGTCCAACCAGGCCATCAAGGCGACGCATGGTCAGGTGCTGCAAAGTCATGGGGCGTTGGTGGATGCTCTGTTCCATACCGATTCCGGTGGCATGACGGAAAACAGCGAGGATGTCTGGGGCAGCCGTATCGAATATCTGCGGGCTGCTAAGGAACTGCGCACGGAGACGTATCCCTGGGAAAAGAATATCACGGCGCAGCAGCTTAGCGGACTTCTGGCGAAACGGGGCAGGAATATCGGCGAGCTGAAGAAGATCGAGCTTTCGCCCATCCGGATCGGCAAGGCTGAAAAAGACCGTACCGTTTCCGGTCGTGTCAGGACGGTGACCTTTATTGGGAAAAGTGGCAGGGCCAGTGTGACGGGCAATGACTTGCGGAGCATGCTGGGGCTCAAGAGCACGCTTTTTTCCATGAGCCTGAACCGCAATGTGGTCTTTGTCAAGGGCTACGGCTGGGGACATGGCCTGGGCATGTCACAGTATGGTGCCAAGGCCTATGCGGACAGTGAGCATTGGGATTATAAGAGGATTCTGCAGCATTATTATCATGGTGTGGAATTGAAGAAACTTTATTGA
- the queA gene encoding tRNA preQ1(34) S-adenosylmethionine ribosyltransferase-isomerase QueA: protein MLLLSDFDYELPEERIAQVPIEPRNASRLMVLDPVEKTMEHRHFYDLKEYVEPGDTLIFNDTRVMPARLIGHRDQTGGKVEVFLLRRIDATHWETLVKPGKKAKPGYKINFSDELSCVVTDHTDFGGRVVEFQYEGIFEEILDRLGETPLPPYIHEKLEDKERYQTVYNREEGSAAAPTAGLHFTKEQMQELKDMGVNLGFVTLHVGLGTFRPVNVEDIQKHDMHKEFYHVPEETAKLIMETKAAGHRVIAVGTTSIRTLESAADGVGEISAKSGWTQIFIYPGYDFKIVDAIITNFHLPKSTLIMLISAFAGREFVLDAYKTAVEMEYRFFSFGDAMYLSVQQPKEERDKELAALEASHQQAE, encoded by the coding sequence ATGTTATTACTTTCAGATTTTGATTATGAACTGCCTGAGGAGCGCATTGCCCAGGTTCCTATCGAACCACGCAACGCCTCCCGGCTGATGGTGCTGGATCCGGTGGAAAAGACCATGGAGCACCGTCATTTCTATGACCTCAAGGAATATGTGGAGCCGGGGGATACCCTGATCTTCAACGATACCCGCGTAATGCCGGCCCGTCTGATCGGGCATCGCGACCAGACCGGCGGCAAGGTGGAAGTTTTCCTGCTGCGTCGCATTGATGCCACCCATTGGGAAACACTGGTCAAGCCGGGCAAGAAAGCCAAGCCGGGCTATAAGATCAACTTCAGCGACGAGCTGAGCTGTGTGGTCACGGATCATACGGATTTTGGCGGCCGCGTGGTGGAGTTCCAATATGAAGGCATTTTTGAGGAAATTCTGGACCGTCTGGGTGAGACGCCTCTGCCGCCTTATATCCATGAAAAGTTGGAGGACAAGGAACGGTATCAGACGGTTTATAACCGCGAGGAAGGTTCGGCGGCTGCGCCGACAGCCGGCCTGCATTTCACCAAGGAGCAGATGCAGGAACTCAAGGATATGGGCGTGAACCTGGGCTTTGTGACCTTGCATGTGGGGCTGGGCACCTTCCGTCCCGTCAATGTGGAAGATATCCAGAAGCATGATATGCACAAGGAGTTTTACCATGTGCCGGAAGAAACGGCCAAGCTTATCATGGAAACCAAGGCTGCAGGCCATCGAGTGATCGCCGTGGGTACCACCAGCATCCGCACTTTGGAGTCCGCAGCGGACGGCGTGGGGGAAATCTCCGCCAAGAGCGGCTGGACGCAGATTTTCATCTATCCGGGTTATGATTTCAAGATCGTGGATGCCATCATCACCAACTTCCATCTGCCCAAGTCCACGTTGATCATGCTGATCAGTGCCTTTGCGGGCCGGGAGTTCGTTCTCGATGCCTATAAGACGGCGGTGGAGATGGAGTATCGTTTCTTCAGTTTTGGCGACGCTATGTATCTCTCAGTACAACAGCCAAAAGAAGAACGCGACAAAGAGCTGGCGGCCCTTGAAGCGTCTCATCAGCAAGCTGAATAA
- a CDS encoding recombinase family protein, which translates to MPGAKKAAIYCRVSTIHQVDKDSLPMQRSDMINYAKYALNIEDYEVFEDAGYSGKNTDRPAFQEMMERIKEGEFSHVLVWKIDRVSRNLLDFASMYAECKKLGVTFVSKNEQFDTSTAMGEAMLKIILVFAELERNMTSERVMSTMNARAAEGKWNGGRVPFGYSYDKETDSFSIREDEAKVVLELKNIYLRLHSITGTAHELNAIGRRTRRGFGWTPQTVAIILRSPFYRGTYRYNYRNEAKGTFTFKDKKDWVMCSKHHDALFTQEEYATIDYWLTKNRRLQGKATHSQRKNIHIFAGLIKCGNCGDNYFASLSRTLASGYRPSMYQCSGRRQKALCDNKYVTDITVGNFVFNYISNMIRLKKEFSPRWQTRRIRSTLLRGDTFREIKAISPATLASIRTTLIDNLASTTEYQPMKNGHGPEAAKRKDENLQAELDKNTRALDRLKQLFLYADDAMGQAEFLQQKKALEDNIARIKRELEAIRKDSIFATNLSEEIFVQKAAHFFMSTSLQKGRIDFEQLATNTDAAMLKEFVNTIVSRITVRNGRIIELEFTNGQTHRFEYEL; encoded by the coding sequence ATGCCAGGAGCGAAGAAGGCGGCGATATACTGCCGTGTGTCTACCATCCATCAGGTAGACAAGGACTCCCTGCCGATGCAGCGGAGCGATATGATTAACTATGCAAAGTATGCCCTCAACATTGAGGATTACGAAGTTTTTGAGGATGCCGGATATTCCGGGAAGAATACAGACCGGCCAGCGTTCCAGGAGATGATGGAGCGTATCAAGGAAGGGGAATTTTCCCATGTGCTGGTCTGGAAAATTGACCGCGTCAGCCGCAACCTGCTGGATTTTGCGTCCATGTATGCGGAGTGCAAGAAACTGGGCGTAACCTTCGTTTCGAAAAACGAACAGTTTGACACGTCCACGGCCATGGGCGAAGCCATGCTGAAGATTATCCTGGTCTTTGCCGAGTTGGAACGCAATATGACCAGCGAGCGCGTCATGTCCACGATGAACGCCCGGGCCGCCGAAGGAAAATGGAACGGCGGCCGCGTGCCTTTTGGATACAGCTATGACAAGGAGACGGATTCATTCTCGATCCGCGAAGATGAGGCCAAAGTGGTCCTTGAGCTGAAAAACATCTATCTGCGCCTTCACTCCATCACCGGTACGGCTCATGAACTCAATGCCATTGGCCGACGCACCCGGCGTGGTTTTGGCTGGACGCCGCAGACCGTAGCGATTATCCTGCGCAGTCCCTTTTATCGCGGCACTTACCGCTATAATTACCGAAATGAGGCGAAGGGCACTTTCACCTTCAAGGACAAAAAAGACTGGGTCATGTGCAGTAAGCACCATGATGCTTTATTCACACAGGAAGAATATGCCACCATCGACTACTGGCTGACCAAGAACCGCCGCCTGCAGGGAAAAGCCACCCACTCCCAGCGAAAGAACATTCATATCTTCGCCGGACTGATAAAATGCGGCAACTGCGGGGACAACTACTTCGCTTCCCTCAGCCGGACGCTGGCTTCCGGATACCGGCCTTCGATGTACCAATGCAGTGGCCGGCGGCAAAAGGCACTTTGCGATAATAAGTATGTCACCGATATAACCGTTGGCAACTTTGTCTTCAACTACATCAGCAACATGATCCGGCTGAAAAAGGAGTTTTCGCCACGCTGGCAGACGCGCCGAATCCGCAGCACCTTACTGCGTGGTGATACCTTCCGCGAAATAAAAGCCATCTCCCCTGCTACACTTGCCAGCATCCGTACCACGCTGATAGATAACCTCGCCAGTACCACTGAATACCAGCCGATGAAAAATGGACATGGCCCGGAAGCGGCTAAACGCAAAGATGAAAACCTGCAAGCGGAGTTGGATAAGAACACCCGCGCCCTTGACCGGTTGAAGCAACTGTTTCTGTATGCAGATGATGCCATGGGGCAGGCCGAATTCCTGCAGCAAAAGAAAGCCCTGGAAGATAATATTGCGCGCATCAAAAGGGAACTCGAAGCCATCCGCAAGGATTCCATCTTTGCCACCAATCTATCCGAGGAAATATTCGTCCAAAAGGCTGCCCATTTCTTCATGAGCACCTCCCTGCAAAAAGGCAGGATTGATTTTGAACAGCTTGCCACTAATACCGATGCCGCCATGCTGAAGGAGTTCGTAAACACCATTGTGTCCCGCATCACGGTACGCAATGGCAGAATCATCGAGCTCGAATTTACCAACGGGCAAACGCATAGATTTGAATATGAGTTGTAA
- a CDS encoding type II toxin-antitoxin system HicA family toxin: MKPKDLLKILEADGWQVERIRGSHHILKHPTKPGRPVIPMHNKDMKPGTFNSILKQAGIK; this comes from the coding sequence ATGAAGCCAAAGGACTTACTAAAAATCCTTGAAGCGGATGGGTGGCAGGTTGAACGGATACGAGGCTCACATCATATCCTAAAGCACCCGACAAAGCCGGGACGGCCCGTTATCCCAATGCATAACAAGGACATGAAGCCGGGAACATTCAACAGTATTTTGAAGCAGGCAGGGATCAAATAA
- a CDS encoding type II toxin-antitoxin system HicB family antitoxin: protein MGKIFYPAVFHPEDDGGYSVDFPDLLGCVTEGDTLEEAMAMAEDALGIYLYTLKEDKEEASAPSSPADIKVGGRDFVTLIEYDEVAYLKRTDSHAVKKTLTIPAWMDVLAKEHNLNFSNVLQNAIRRELNLA, encoded by the coding sequence ATGGGAAAAATTTTTTATCCAGCAGTATTTCATCCGGAAGATGATGGTGGCTATTCTGTCGACTTCCCAGATTTGTTGGGGTGCGTGACGGAAGGAGACACGCTGGAGGAAGCCATGGCCATGGCAGAGGACGCTTTGGGCATCTATCTTTATACGCTCAAAGAGGACAAGGAAGAAGCTTCGGCTCCTTCTAGCCCAGCAGACATCAAGGTAGGCGGCCGCGATTTCGTGACGCTCATAGAATATGATGAGGTTGCCTATCTGAAGCGTACAGACAGTCATGCCGTGAAAAAGACTTTGACCATACCAGCATGGATGGATGTGTTGGCCAAAGAGCATAATTTGAACTTTTCAAATGTCTTGCAGAACGCCATTCGTAGAGAATTAAATTTAGCTTGA
- a CDS encoding helix-turn-helix domain-containing protein encodes MLKLKELRLDKQITQAELSKALQISASAIGMYEQGRRQPDYATLSRIAAYFNVTTDYLLGLSDQPQGHQADSPAAARQQPQIQPDTLTPEEAALVEAYRNANDRDKSIVDTILKPEVRAQGEAVEETPMSTAERIG; translated from the coding sequence ATGCTTAAACTGAAAGAACTTCGTCTAGATAAACAAATAACCCAAGCAGAATTAAGCAAAGCGCTACAAATTTCAGCCAGTGCTATCGGTATGTACGAGCAAGGACGGCGGCAACCTGATTACGCCACTCTTTCAAGAATTGCCGCCTACTTCAACGTCACCACCGACTATCTCCTTGGCCTGTCCGACCAGCCTCAGGGCCACCAGGCAGACTCCCCTGCAGCCGCCCGCCAGCAGCCACAAATCCAGCCCGATACCCTCACCCCTGAAGAAGCTGCCCTCGTTGAAGCCTATCGCAACGCCAACGACCGAGACAAATCCATCGTCGATACCATCCTAAAGCCGGAAGTGCGTGCTCAGGGCGAAGCCGTGGAAGAAACGCCGATGAGCACCGCCGAACGTATTGGATAA
- a CDS encoding helix-turn-helix domain-containing protein: MECLISFRKMQGLTRAEVALKLGVSHSLYEKIELGDRKPSRSFMEKFKRTFPSFDMNIFFDEGLHEECS, from the coding sequence ATGGAATGTCTAATTTCCTTCCGTAAGATGCAGGGATTGACACGCGCAGAAGTAGCTTTAAAGCTAGGTGTATCACATAGTCTATATGAAAAAATTGAATTAGGAGACAGAAAGCCCAGTCGAAGTTTCATGGAAAAGTTTAAACGCACATTTCCTTCGTTTGATATGAATATTTTTTTTGATGAAGGACTACACGAAGAGTGTAGTTAA